The Haliotis asinina isolate JCU_RB_2024 chromosome 2, JCU_Hal_asi_v2, whole genome shotgun sequence genomic interval GCACCAGGTTTCAATTTTGTTTGGTAAGCTGTATGCTAGACGAAGGTGGACAAAGTTTAGAACCTTGTCGAAGTCCTTCGATATATTGATTGCATGTGCGTGAGCCATGCGCCGTAGATATCAAGGTTTTATTGTCCTGATTATATTGTCAGTAACGTGGATTCTATAGGTGACAATTCACAGACGTGTTCGAAGCTTTGTATATACATTACTGGCAGGTTCAAAGGTGACCATGTGACACGATACAGTCTCTCACTTGCGACGGTCTCCTAGAGAAAGGAATGTCGTTGAGTTAACCGCTAACTTGAGCCTACCGTGTCATTATTGTCAAGGGGTCTATGAATTATTGTCTTTTTCCCACCCATATAAAGTCAGAGGTCTCCGAAGGTCTCGTGgtttttatttacaaatgtgGACCATTTCATCACTTATGTTTGATTCTGTTGGAATTACGGGTGTTAATCTATGGATGTTTGTCTTTAGCTGTGCTCACAATgttgttgccaacctttgtcGAACGACTATGGATTAACGTGGCAGTGTGGTATATACGATCATTTGTTCCTGATTGTCTTTGTTGAGTAGACCAAGTATGGATCTAACAACACTTGAAGGAGACTACTACGGAGATACCGGCCATGAGAAGAGAACGCGGAGGGTACCTCTAGGATGAGTGTAAAAGGAAAATGCTAATACAGGGCTGACTGCTGTGATAGGCGCTCCCCGTTACCTAACGCTTTTGATGAGTGCTAGACAGGTTTACAATGCGACTGCATGGAGTGTGTCATAGTGGGCGCTACTGGGAGTATTGCACACAAACAAACTGACATTGAAGATATGAGCATGTCGTCATGGGTGGCAGACATGTATAAAATTGAAGAACTGTGAGCACCTAGGAATTGGCCGTATCAAGCACCTTTAAGACAAGGAGATGTGACATGACTGTTCGCAAGTGGGCAAATATCGAAACTTATACGTTATGATCAAGTTAACTGGATCTTTCTGAAGGGTCATCGCTCTTGAGATTGGATCTACGAATTATTACACCACAGATCTCCCGTCACAAGATTAGTATTGTAAGTACACTGAAGTGAAGTGAAAtacttttgtttccatttctcAAAGCTATGAGAAGAATTGTCACCCGTACATAAACGATGACGAATGTTGCagcttaaaaatatttcttaataCTTTTGCTGTTATTGTGACAATGGCTAACAACAACCCTAGTGAGAAACCAATATGGCAAAGGAGGGCTCCAGCTATTCCGGTGAGGGAAAATCGGAGGTCCAGATACCTCAAACTAGCTAGCATGCACGGAGATCACCTTCCGCAACTCAGGAAACAGGACAGACCCGAGATATCGGACGAGGCTCGGCATTTTGACACAATGAGCGATGCAGTGATGATGAAACACGTGAATATTATGTACAAAGAACACCAGCATGTGATACAGAAGCTTACCAAAGATCAGGATGCCGTGTACAAGATGATGTGCCGCGTCCAAAAGGAGAAGAGAAAGATACAGAGAGCTGAGTGTGCGAGGAGACAGGAGGAGATGAGAGAGAAGATGAAGTCCGAGAGGGTGAGGACTCTCATGAAGAGAGCAGTTGCCAAATTTAGAGAAAATGTTCAGAGGAGGAAAAAGGAACGAGTTCTTGCTGAACAACGGAAGCAAGAAGAGAAAAAAGCAAAACGGGAACGAAGAGCAGCGAGGAAAGCTTCTGTAGCTGAGAGTAGTGGCAATACAGTGACAGCAGAAGGTGATTCAGTTCAACGTGGAGATGTGAAGGTGCAGGCGGCGGTAGGGGAAACAGTGCAGGAGAAGGTGCAGGAGCAGGTGCAAGAGAAGGAACATCTTCAGGAGGAGCACGTGCAGGAAGCGGTGCAGGAGAATAAGCACGTACAGGAAGCGGTGCAGGAGGTCGAGCAGATGTCAGAGAAGACCCAGGACCTTAGAAAGAATCCAGATGGGGAAAGGAGGGGTAGCCTGACTCGCAATGAGGAAGAAACAAAATCCCAAGTAGAAGCTGTTGAAAACACAGAACGGTATCATGCTGATGGCAATGATACCATCGTTGATGATGACGGGGACCAGACCGTTCTAGTTAGGACATCACGAGTGTTGGAAGTGAGTAAAACGTCATCTGAGCCTGTAACGAGGACAAAGGGTGATGAAAATGATCAGAGTAATCTTCTTGAAACACTAGTTACAGTCACATGCCCAGATCCTCAAGACAGTGAAACAGCTCTTTCAGAAGACAAAACAGAGGAGACTGAATCACACGCTCCTGAAGGTGCTGCTGctaatgatggtgatgacaatgAAGGAGCTGACGGAAATGACAACTTTCTTTCAACAGAGACAGATAACTCTGACAAAGTGTCCAGGAGGCCTTCACTGTTCGGCGAAGACGCTCATGACCCAGACTTAGGATGGTTCACCTATGGTAATCCCCATGTCCCTCTTTCCCCCAATTATATCAATATAAGTGTTGACGTTTTACAGGAAATAGTTGCTGATGATCCTGGGGCAGGGACAGATGATGAAAGTCTTCCACCTCTTAGAGTAAGAAGAGCCCCATTAGTACCTCCGCCGTCTTCGTATCTAAAAGAACAATTAAgactgtctgaaaataaaaatcTCACTAACAATGATTCAGGAGTCGGATCCTTTCAAGGAGACTCAACGGATTCGAACTTGAATGCTGGCGAGATGGCTGATGTTTCAATGTCTCCGAATGACTCTATGGGGTCCTGTCCCAGTTCTCTTACTGCAGCAGGTAGAGATCGCGGGTGTTTAAAGCAACAGGACCGTTCTAGCGTCTCGAGCGCAGGTTCAGTTCATTCTTCACCCAAGTCGGATTTGGCCCCTGATGAATCAGTGCGTGAAATTGTCACTTTAGAGGTACCAATGCGCATCACATCAGATCGAGGGGCCTCCCTGCCTTTGAAACCCAGAAAGAAGAAACCCCATACAAATGCCGATAAGCATCTATCAGCGAATATGATGTGGGTGTTGAAGCAAGAGCAGAAATCACGTCGTGAGTGGAAGAAACGgatgacagaggatgataaagTGATACAGTATTATAAAACTGCTGATGGGCGCTACATTGCCACAGTGGTGGATAAAAGAAAACACTTTCTTGCCCCCAGCTTCAAGGAGTACCATCGGCAGCAAAAGCTACTGGTTGGCGAGAAGGTGAAGGCCGATGATTTTGCAGACCGGATGGCTGAATTGATGAAGATTATGACACTAAATTATGGTAAGGTTTTCTGCTAGCTTCCATATTCATTACACATACATTCAGCTTAACACTTTCCATTAGTATctgccccgtgaaggtccggggtagaataggctttcagctaCCCTTgattgccatgaaaggcgactatggttttcgtaagaggcgactaacggaatcgggtggtcaggctcgttgacttgttTGACTCATgccatcggttctcaattgcgcagatcgatgctcatgctgttgatcactgtattgcctggtccagactcgattattttcataccagcgccatatagctggaatattgctgaatgcagcgtaaaactaaactcactcactcactcactcccattagtaTCTCAAGCATGACGACTGAGCACGGATGATTGTGGCCATGTTTAAATGCCTCATTTAACAATTTCAAAACATCTCGAGAATGTAAAGCTTTGGTTGAATCAACTCTAAAGTGCATTATGGGATAGGTTTAAATGTAGAGACTTCGAACGTAAGTCTATATTGTCCATTATATCCAACGTTTATTATTATGATCATCTGTTTTGAGAAGCAGCCCTTTCCACAGATAGTGATAACAAAACACAACCCAAGGGGTGCACAATTGCCAGACCCACACCGAGCACAGAACAGTATTTGAAAAGCGTCGTGGAGGGCGACATCGTCCTCAAAACCCAGGGTGCGTCAGGGTGCAGACACACTGCACTGACCGCACATTTGACTACGACATTCGTAGGTTTGTCATGCCTACATATAGGTGTAATATATTCAGCCAGGGTGTTAATCCTTACTGTAAGTGCCTCCACGTGTTCGTTTATCGCCAGGCATGAAAGGCtccctgagagggtatgtatgTCGATGTATGTTACCCTATTGAGACCCGGGGTATAAAGCTTCTAGGTAATCTGTGTAATAGTGGTGCTTGACATGCCTGCACTAGTGCACACTACACTCGTCAGGCTATCTAATAATTACAGTATGATCGATTTACTTCTTGCCGAGTACATGGGGTTCAGAGGTCAATATATCAAGACACTATCGCACTGGTTTAATATGTGTATTAGCTTGTAATTAGCTGAGGATAACATCTCCTTCAGTCAGTGTTTGTGGTCTGGACTGAGCAAGTCATCTCAGAagtgcattttcattttttctttataataatatatattatttatttattattatagaAGTGTAAATTGATGAGGAGATTCTCCAAGGCGTAAATGCAACCGTCATGTTTTATACTGGATAAAATAGTTCGGGATATAAGCCAGTTCTtcataaattctgaataatgCTCTATTtgttcactgacacactgataacaTATCAATCCTAGAAATATCATTATCTCCAACTTATTTTGTCACgcagaaggcccgggttcgattccccacatgggtacatctTTGAATCCCATTTCCAAAGGTTCTCGCTTTCATATTGCTGCAGTATTTCTAAAAACGACGTATTTAACGGGAACGTCACTCATTCTAGCATATGTTCATTATACCTGTGATTCCCAAAGTGATAAACGTGAAATATTAAAGGCTTAAGATGAAGGAATCCTCCATCACGTCTCGCCGAGAAGTTTCAAAAGTGATGTTAGACCCAATAACTCATTAGcataaagtgaaatgaaataggTTGATAACGCCGGGATGTGGTATTACTACATTGTTTGTGTACCTAATTCTTAAACACATGTTGGACACATCCATGGAGTGTGCACAGTTGCGTCCCCTGTGCGCACCTGGATCCTATGAATACAGGTTAAGATCCGAAGACTGCAGATTTGTCAGCAACATACCAACGCTCGCTACCAAGTTGATAACGTCTCCTTGCGTGGGATTTCCTCCAATAATATACATTAACCCAATTGTAAATCTGACACGTACTGTTCAACTTCAAACACACAATTCACACACTAGCAAAACACACTTGCATATAACGTAATAAAGTGTCAGATATGACCTAATGAGGAATATTTTCAGGCATGGACAGTATTCCAGTGATAGTACCAACACCGTCTCCGGAGCATAAGAAACGACAACAGCCATCAGATACTCAACTCCCGTCCTTCAGTTACGGGGCTGTGTTTGACGAGTACAGACAGAGGGATCTGATGGTGGAAGGCGCAGAGCCAGGCTCATATGAAGCGATGAAGGGAGTGGCGTATTTGAGGGTAAATGACGAGAAGTATAAACCAGCTCGTCGCCGGGATAAAAAGCTAACTACATGGAACCAGCGATAGTGAGGAAGTGTTTAAGTGGCACTTACCTGAAATGATGTAGAGGAACAATCTGTATGGATGGACACGTTCAGTATTGCAATCGATGCAACATATAGGTACTTGAATAACGATGTTAGCGTCTGCACCTAACATGGCATCTATTTCAGTAAGGAAGTTGTTTATCCATAATAAGTGTTCCACTTCACTGGTGAGGACTGTTCCGATAATGCAAGAACCGGGGAGTTGGATGGTGTGGATCCTGTCGTGTACGCGTGTGTATATGCGTGTGAGCACATGTGCGTACGTCCATAGTCATCCAAGTACATATGAGACTGCAGGATATGCTACTGGTatcttgttttatgtttttaatttACGTGATTTTTAAGATGCTTTGTTGAACATTATGATCTATCTTAGCTTAGCTTAGCTTCATTTTTTTCAGAACACCGGCATTCAGACAACGtaaatgttggttttttttcagtagtATATGCAGGTCTATATTACTGTTTCtgttacctcacacatgaatgtcgctttctgaatGTACCACGCTTACAGACGATGTATTCTTTATGAATGTACACCGCCCGGAATGCGGAACCCATTTAGTTCTTCATAGTAGTACTTCTTTAtgtcgaataacattgaatcacgcatgatgcacggaaattaccgatgtctTGCGATTGAAAGTGagtagaagggagataactctaaatttgttttccaTGTGTCGTTTGCACAATGGCGACGAAACGGTTCGCTATACTACGTGGCTGTaccagtgcttcaaacagttcaaaataaaaattcaggtgttcggtaagataaatacgctgttcactggtccctcggggtcatgtaccctcgaggtttgtttatgctCGTAACCAGTGAACAATTCATAATGTTGAACAGGAACAAGTATGTTGAACAGGAATCGTGTGTAGATGAGAAACATTCTTCTTGCACCGGTGATCGCCAGATGCTTTTAGATGTGGTAGACTATGAGGCACTTTTTATACTCTCCTGTTGTTTTTATCAATATATGACATTTTGTCGAACATGAGAGCTATATAACACAACTGTTAGTTAAAGGGAAAACACAACGTTTTAAACAAATCTTAAACGCGTTTCATCCAGGTACGTTATGTGTACTTCAATACCTGTTCGACACAGGGAATTTACAGATTAAATTGTATTAACAGGAAAAGCCTATTTTCCTTGTTATATGTTATTCAAAACATGCAACTCAAGCGGTTTTTAGTTGGACTGCATAAGATATTTCAAGAGattgaatatttgaatattaaTGAATGAATTTAAATTGTACCTGGGAAATTCCTGATAACCATTGTTAACGGTGCGCATgagggtttgtttcttaaacCCTCTGTCCTACTTCTATATCACCAAAGTCGACCTGAAACAGGAATTTCGCTGGATTTCCAGGGACGGAATTTAGGGAACGTGACACTACGGCATTAGTAAGTCGACTGTTCAACTAAATATGTAACCCAGTCACGATATGCCCCCACTCCTGCGAGACAGACTATAAAAAACAATacgaaaaataaataatggaagCTCCTGCCATGCCTAATTCCTGATTTGTGTCAAAACAATTTTACTTAATATTTGCTATACTTTTGCATAATGTTTAGACACAGTTTTGTAATGTATGGAGAAACTTGTTTCATGTtatgatcaataaaataaatacattgaCACTGTGTTGGATTAATTGAGCCTATGTTTTATGTGCATGGATATTTCACGTGCATATTGTATTGTTTCCTTGAAACCCAGTCCTGGAACCAAATCATAATAACCTTCAACATTGTTGAACGATTTATGTAACGATTGTACATTTCGCCTGTGTAAGGAAATAATGACTGTATCCATTACGTCCCAGTATATTGTCATTGGATACATCGAATACTAGAAGACACATTTTACACTCGCTGAACGTGCTGAGTAATCTCTCGACACATGCTTTGTGAAATATGTTCCACTGGTGACTGTACGTACGCCTCTGTGTTGACTAATCTTTCGACATTTGGACACATGCTTTTTGAAATATGTTCCACTGGTGATCGTACGTACGCCTCTGTACTGACTAATCTTTCGACATTTGGACACATGCTTTGTGAAATATGTTCCACTGGTGATTGTACGTACGCCTCTGTGTTGACTAATCTTTCGACATTTGGACACAtgctttgtgaaatgtgttCCACTGGTGATCGTACGTACGCCTCTGTGCTGACTAATCTTTCGACATTTGGAAACATGCTTAATGAAATATGTTCCACTGGTGATTGTACGTACGCCTCTGTGTTGACTAATCTTTCGACATTTGGAAACATGCTTAATGAAATATGTTCCACTGGTGATTGTACGTACGCCTCTGTGTTGACTAATCTTTCGACATTTAGACGCATGCTTTGTGAAATAGGTTCCACTGGTGATCGTAGTATGCCTTTACATATGCAACCTATCAAAAGTTAAGACTcccttaaaacactcactatatgttacatATTATATATGTGCTTACATCGAAGTTAAATTTCTGTCTTGGGAGTACCCGCTACAAACCCCATGATGAActcgaggatcatgcatcaactTGCCGAAGAGGAAATATCGGGCATGCGAACAACTGCTTTTGGTGTACAGTTTTGTTACGAACGCTCcagttttcactgatttttgtCCTTTTTTGAACTCATGAcagtaatcttttcaacgttacgaatttgttttacaatacttcagttcgcatgtaaacagtaccttcaaacagtatgaaatattttgcaaagtGTAGTTTAGAACAATTGACTGaggtaagtggctacatttacacaagtgagtctaaacttttgttgGGTAGTACACGTTGTACTTATATTTGTGGGCGAATGTCTTCAGTTTCTATCTTTTCACGAGGAAACAAGACACAAGTTGAACGTTGATGAGGCCTTTTCAGAAGAATGTCAACTCTTCATAGATTATggcttatttacagattgacTGACAACGCTGTGAAGTTCGACGTCCCAAAACACATAACTGAGTATTTTGATATGGATTGTCACTATTTAGTCCCGTACCTTTTCGTGGACTTGTTTTACTATGATATGAAGACAAATACATATTaaacattcaaatacatattaaacATTTAGATGTTTAAATCCCATACAGCAAATACAAACCACACGTCTGTACAATGTTTTTAAACGAGCATGGTTGAGCTAAACATGACAAATACGGCTTTGGTGTCGGCGAAGACAAGCATTAACGGGAGGCAACTCCTACACTCTTGGAAGGACATTAAATGTGTTGCTCATGACTATTGTCACCTCGTTGATTCTATTCAAACTAATTACCATTAATGAAAAGATTTCTTCAATTATCATTCGACAACAGGCATACGTGCAAATGTCTACAACAATAATATGGTTGACACACACCTCAAACAGAATGTATTCAGTTTGTTACTTCAGTACATCCGACAACTATCTGTctttcttcctcctcctcttcttttCCTTCACTCACTTCCTCTTTCTCCTCACCATCTGGAGTCCTTGTTGGTTGTTTCAGTTCTTCAAAGTTTAAATTTAACAACGGCATCGTCAGACTCTTTACATTTGTGTTACCTATAAATTTGTCATTTTCCAAATCCGGCGTGCCAGGCAATGACGGCGGGTCGTCCTTAGTTGCCTGCTCAACGTTGACCTGCATTTTGTGGGCATAATAGTCAAAGGATTTGTCCAGATACGTGTTCTCAAAAGCTTCCGTTGAATGACAGAACTCCTTCACCTTTGGAGAGAGATCGACAGATCTTGCTTCGTCTAGGAATATTTCCTGGAAATTTGTCTTTTTTACCTCCTCAAACATAGATCCCCGTCTTGACCTCCTTGGGGACCTCCCTTCGCTCGTAGCAAGACTTTCACGTCGGGAACTTCCGGTCGATTCCGGAAATGTACCCGACACTATTCGGGGTATATTCTGAGCAAAGCTTACTCTTGACGGTCGTCTTTCAGCACTTTTTGAAGGAAATTCCAAGACGGTATTTTCACTTGTGGCATTTTCATTTTCGATAGTTATGTTTGCCACAAATGTATTAATCTTTTGGTCAACAGTTTCCCCTTTGACACTGGGTATAATCAAGAACTCTTTGTCTACTTGTGTGCTCGCCGCGGTAGCGGGCCTAAGTGGAAGTGATGACGGCAGAGTCCGAATCCTACCGCTGTGGGGAcgggagttatctccccttaccgGAACATACCTCCCCGATGCCGACTGGCTTCGTATTTGTTGGGATGATTGTTCTTTCAGAACCTGCTGAATTACTTCCTCAATGTCCCTGTCAGAGGGATCTTTCTTGGACGGCTGGCGTGACCTTGTGGTTCTAGGTTCATCCACAGAGCAAGGCCGGTACTCCAGCTTTTTCAAAAACTCGTAGTCTCCCTCACTTTGACCGCAGTTTGTGTTAAGTCCATGTAGATGTAATGCTCTGAGCTCCCGAACACGGGCTTTATCTCCCATCATTTGAGCATACCCGAGTTTGGATCTGTGCAGCTTCATTTGGAACCTCCTGAACATGACCTTCTGATCAATGGCAATTCTGTGCACCAACCCCTTCTCCGATCTATTCAGAATGTGCAGCTTCTTCTGGAGGAGCATGTGTTCCTTCCAGTTCGCTGATTGGACATTTGGAGACCGCTCGGAATTTTCCGGCGCCTTGTTCGAGGTTTCTTGTGGAGGAGTGTTAACTTTGATCATGATGGTGAGTTCAGATTCAGCTTGTGAAGATGGTCGTGTGGGGTATTATCCGTTTTAGGCTAATCTAAGGTATAAATGTGCGTTGTTGACTGTGGCATAGTATCGTTCATATCACGTTTCATGTCAATACATACATCTGTGTATGAGATGTTTCCCGAAGTCCAACGTTCTATTCATTGGTGGTGAATAACAATAAAACTACTGATAataaattgtggatttctatgGCGTCAGGTATTCAACTCGAAGCTGTTCATCGACGCATCACAAAGTCCAAGAGAGATATGGAGACAAATTGTGtacctggaaacaaaatgacattcACGTGCAAATATATGAAGATAAGTTTTATTTCTGTCAGCCATTTATCATATATGAGTATAAACTGAACGAGTCATACGATATACGTGTCTGTGATGGCAGTGTTAAGTTCATCATTCTGTCAGTGGAATAGGAAACATTATACGTATGTAAGAAGCCCCATTCTCCTGGACAgccttgttcattgtattttgGGGTTGACGAATCACGGGCCGAGATCAGTACTTTCACATCGtactgatgatgaaaatgagttCAAATGAGGTTTTGCTGTacacaatattttcttttcatgtcGAATCAGTAAGACATCAACATTCCTTCTCTAGCTAAGCCGTTGAAGTGTTGATCTTGATATCGTGTTTCAACGGGATAAAAACACTTTATCAACTTAAATCGCGTGGTATTCAAACATGACCTTTGTCAATAATTATTAAAAAGATATGGATAGTAGACGATTTGGTTTCACAAGTTACTTTTTTACCTGGCATCTTTGTTTTTAGGCACCATTCTCCACAAGA includes:
- the LOC137274597 gene encoding uncharacterized protein; protein product: MIKVNTPPQETSNKAPENSERSPNVQSANWKEHMLLQKKLHILNRSEKGLVHRIAIDQKVMFRRFQMKLHRSKLGYAQMMGDKARVRELRALHLHGLNTNCGQSEGDYEFLKKLEYRPCSVDEPRTTRSRQPSKKDPSDRDIEEVIQQVLKEQSSQQIRSQSASGRYVPVRGDNSRPHSGRIRTLPSSLPLRPATAASTQVDKEFLIIPSVKGETVDQKINTFVANITIENENATSENTVLEFPSKSAERRPSRVSFAQNIPRIVSGTFPESTGSSRRESLATSEGRSPRRSRRGSMFEEVKKTNFQEIFLDEARSVDLSPKVKEFCHSTEAFENTYLDKSFDYYAHKMQVNVEQATKDDPPSLPGTPDLENDKFIGNTNVKSLTMPLLNLNFEELKQPTRTPDGEEKEEVSEGKEEEEEERQIVVGCTEVTN
- the LOC137273081 gene encoding reticulocyte-binding protein homolog 2b-like, which translates into the protein MANNNPSEKPIWQRRAPAIPVRENRRSRYLKLASMHGDHLPQLRKQDRPEISDEARHFDTMSDAVMMKHVNIMYKEHQHVIQKLTKDQDAVYKMMCRVQKEKRKIQRAECARRQEEMREKMKSERVRTLMKRAVAKFRENVQRRKKERVLAEQRKQEEKKAKRERRAARKASVAESSGNTVTAEGDSVQRGDVKVQEKEHLQEEHVQEAVQENKHVQEAVQEVEQMSEKTQDLRKNPDGERRGSLTRNEEETKSQVEAVENTERYHADGNDTIVDDDGDQTVLVRTSRVLEVSKTSSEPVTRTKGDENDQSNLLETLVTVTCPDPQDSETALSEDKTEETESHAPEGAAANDGDDNEGADGNDNFLSTETDNSDKVSRRPSLFGEDAHDPDLGWFTYGNPHVPLSPNYINISVDVLQEIVADDPGAGTDDESLPPLRVRRAPLVPPPSSYLKEQLRLSENKNLTNNDSGVGSFQGDSTDSNLNAGEMADVSMSPNDSMGSCPSSLTAAGRDRGCLKQQDRSSVSSAGSVHSSPKSDLAPDESVREIVTLEVPMRITSDRGASLPLKPRKKKPHTNADKHLSANMMWVLKQEQKSRREWKKRMTEDDKVIQYYKTADGRYIATVVDKRKHFLAPSFKEYHRQQKLLVGEKVKADDFADRMAELMKIMTLNYGMDSIPVIVPTPSPEHKKRQQPSDTQLPSFSYGAVFDEYRQRDLMVEGAEPGSYEAMKGVAYLRVNDEKYKPARRRDKKLTTWNQR